Proteins found in one Verrucomicrobiota bacterium genomic segment:
- a CDS encoding alkaline phosphatase: MTFPSEVLLFRNSFIALLLSITPSFSGSVIFLHPDGTGLGHWNAMRLLTVGPDGITHWDSLERLAAYRPHQKNWLSTTSHAGATVHAYGKKVHHNSFGMDRDQPILSASGSPLTILQEAQSRGVRTGIVNSGHIAEPGTAVFVASSESRKNTLEIAASVMESGTDVIFAGGELQLIPESEVGHFGLNGLRTDGRNLLKEAEERGYKVIFTREELLALGPETKKVIGIFAPGDTYNFGKEEVIQKMGVPLYRPDAPTIAEMTAAALRVLGEDPSKEFFLISEEEGTDNFSNCNNAAGMLEAAARADEAIGVALTYLSNHPDRDTLLLVASDSDAGHPTVFAMRDVDLDTPLPERDDNGAPIHGPDGLGGAPFVSLPDSFGNRHSFGIAWATYYDFPGSVVAKASGYKSEDLGSDIDNTGIYQLIREALFGSDPLNSGE, translated from the coding sequence ATGACATTTCCTTCGGAAGTGCTTCTCTTCCGAAATTCCTTCATCGCCCTCTTGCTGTCCATAACTCCGAGCTTCTCGGGCAGCGTCATCTTCCTCCATCCGGACGGCACAGGTCTAGGGCATTGGAACGCCATGCGGCTACTTACTGTCGGGCCCGATGGCATCACCCACTGGGACAGTCTTGAACGTCTTGCCGCTTACCGTCCACACCAGAAGAACTGGCTCTCCACAACCTCCCATGCCGGAGCGACGGTCCACGCCTACGGAAAGAAGGTGCACCACAACTCTTTCGGCATGGATAGGGATCAGCCGATCCTCTCTGCATCGGGCAGCCCGCTCACGATTCTTCAAGAAGCTCAAAGCCGTGGGGTCCGCACGGGAATTGTAAACTCCGGGCACATTGCCGAGCCGGGAACCGCAGTCTTCGTCGCCAGTTCGGAATCGAGGAAGAACACTCTGGAAATTGCGGCCTCCGTGATGGAGAGCGGAACCGATGTGATTTTTGCTGGTGGGGAGCTTCAATTGATTCCAGAAAGCGAGGTCGGTCACTTTGGACTCAACGGGTTGCGGACCGACGGAAGAAACCTCCTGAAGGAAGCAGAGGAACGAGGTTACAAAGTCATTTTTACCCGGGAGGAGTTACTGGCTCTCGGACCGGAAACCAAAAAGGTCATCGGCATCTTTGCGCCCGGAGATACCTACAACTTTGGAAAAGAAGAAGTGATCCAAAAGATGGGTGTGCCGTTATACCGGCCGGACGCCCCGACAATCGCCGAAATGACCGCCGCCGCGCTCCGGGTTCTCGGCGAAGATCCTTCAAAAGAGTTTTTCCTCATCTCAGAAGAGGAGGGAACCGACAACTTCAGCAACTGTAACAATGCTGCAGGAATGTTGGAAGCAGCTGCCCGTGCCGACGAAGCGATCGGAGTCGCTCTGACCTACCTCTCAAACCATCCGGATCGCGACACTCTCCTTCTAGTCGCGTCCGACAGCGATGCCGGCCATCCGACCGTCTTTGCAATGAGGGACGTCGACCTCGATACTCCCCTCCCGGAACGGGATGACAATGGGGCTCCAATCCATGGTCCCGACGGTCTTGGGGGTGCTCCCTTCGTTTCACTTCCCGATTCTTTCGGCAATCGCCATTCATTCGGAATTGCATGGGCAACGTACTATGATTTTCCCGGTAGCGTCGTCGCGAAGGCCAGTGGATACAAAAGCGAAGACCTTGGTAGCGATATCGACAATACGGGCATCTATCAGCTGATCCGAGAAGCACTCTTTGGATCGGATCCACTCAATTCTGGAGAGTAA
- a CDS encoding CPXCG motif-containing cysteine-rich protein gives MNIEYECEVTCPSCFESFSVTSPAPNELPAVWDYDCEVCCRPMEIHFSLEDSEIIARAESIDGME, from the coding sequence GTGAATATTGAATACGAATGTGAGGTGACCTGCCCGAGTTGCTTCGAGAGCTTTTCCGTCACCAGTCCAGCTCCCAATGAACTACCGGCTGTGTGGGATTACGACTGCGAGGTGTGCTGCCGCCCGATGGAGATCCACTTCTCTCTCGAAGACTCGGAGATCATCGCAAGAGCCGAGTCGATTGATGGGATGGAGTGA